The following proteins are encoded in a genomic region of Rhodoferax aquaticus:
- a CDS encoding fumarate hydratase, whose protein sequence is MTSIHQKDLIESVSAALQYISYYHPTDYIAHLARAYEREQSPAAKDAIAQILTNSKMSATGHRPICQDTGIVNVFLKVGMDVRWEGFTGSLDDAINEGVRQGYNHPDNTLRASVVADPEFLRKNTKDNTPAVIFTEIVPGKTVEVTVAAKGGGSENKSKMIMLNPGDSVVDWVLKTVPTMGAGWCPPGMLGIGIGGTAEKAVLMAKESLMDDLDMYELQAKSSRGEALDKVEEMRLELYEKVNALGIGAQGLGGLTTVLDVKIKMYPTHAASKPVAMIPNCAATRHAHFVLDGSGPVYLDPPSLDLWPNVNWTPDYQLSKKVDLNTLTKEEVASWKPGQTLLLNGKMLTGRDAAHKRIQGMLAKGEKLPVDFTNRVIYYVGPVDPVAGEAVGPAGPTTATRMDGFTEMMLAQTGLISMVGKAERGPVAIEAIKKHKSAYLMAVGGAAYLVSKAIKHAKVVGFEDLGMEAIYEFDVVDMPVTVAVDSGGTSAHITGPAEWQKKIATGEFKNIPVTSR, encoded by the coding sequence CGCGCTGCAGTACATCAGCTACTACCACCCTACTGACTACATCGCCCATCTGGCCCGTGCCTACGAGCGCGAGCAGAGCCCAGCTGCCAAAGACGCCATTGCCCAGATCCTGACCAACAGCAAGATGAGCGCCACCGGCCACCGACCTATCTGCCAAGACACCGGTATCGTGAACGTGTTCCTTAAAGTAGGCATGGATGTACGCTGGGAAGGGTTTACCGGCAGCTTGGACGACGCCATCAATGAAGGCGTACGCCAAGGCTACAACCACCCCGACAACACGCTGCGTGCTTCGGTGGTAGCCGATCCCGAGTTCCTGCGCAAAAACACCAAAGACAACACACCCGCTGTGATATTCACGGAGATCGTGCCCGGCAAGACCGTGGAAGTGACTGTCGCAGCCAAGGGCGGTGGCTCTGAAAACAAGAGCAAGATGATCATGCTCAACCCCGGCGATAGCGTGGTGGACTGGGTCCTGAAAACTGTACCCACCATGGGCGCTGGTTGGTGCCCGCCGGGCATGCTGGGTATCGGCATCGGTGGTACTGCGGAAAAGGCGGTGCTCATGGCCAAGGAAAGCCTGATGGACGACCTAGACATGTACGAACTGCAAGCCAAGTCGTCCCGCGGTGAAGCGCTGGACAAGGTGGAAGAAATGCGCCTTGAGTTGTACGAGAAGGTCAATGCTCTAGGCATAGGCGCACAAGGTCTGGGTGGCCTGACGACCGTGCTGGACGTGAAGATCAAGATGTACCCCACCCATGCCGCGAGCAAGCCTGTGGCCATGATCCCGAATTGCGCAGCCACCCGCCACGCGCACTTCGTGCTCGACGGCTCCGGCCCGGTGTATCTTGATCCGCCATCACTGGACCTGTGGCCCAACGTCAACTGGACACCCGACTACCAACTCAGCAAAAAAGTCGACCTGAATACTCTGACCAAAGAGGAAGTAGCCAGCTGGAAGCCAGGCCAGACCCTGCTCTTGAACGGCAAAATGCTGACCGGTCGCGACGCTGCGCACAAGCGCATCCAGGGCATGCTAGCCAAGGGTGAAAAACTGCCTGTGGACTTTACCAATCGCGTCATTTACTACGTGGGCCCCGTCGACCCTGTAGCCGGTGAAGCCGTTGGCCCCGCCGGCCCCACCACCGCGACCCGCATGGACGGCTTTACCGAAATGATGCTTGCGCAAACCGGCTTAATTTCCATGGTGGGCAAGGCTGAACGTGGGCCCGTCGCCATTGAAGCCATCAAAAAGCACAAGTCGGCATACCTCATGGCCGTGGGCGGCGCAGCTTATTTGGTCTCCAAAGCCATCAAACACGCCAAGGTGGTGGGCTTTGAAGACCTGGGCATGGAAGCGATTTACGAATTCGACGTGGTTGACATGCCTGTCACGGTGGCCGTGGACTCCGGTGGCACCAGCGCGCACATCACCGGCCCGGCAGAGTGGCAGAAGAAGATTGCTACCGGCGAATTCAAGAACATCCCGGTGACATCCCGCTAA